The Geobacillus genomosp. 3 genome segment GGCTGTCCATTCGTCTGCCTCCTTAGTGTAATGGCGTCGTCAGCCGCTCCCTTTTATCATACCGTGAACGGTCCGTTTTGACAAAAAAATTCGTATTGACCGGCCAGCAGTCCGACGATGTGGGAAAACATCGCCGAGCGCTTGATGCGCCCGTTCGTCAACACACCGACCGCTCCTTCGTTCGTCCGGATGTTCCGCCGCCCGGTGTATTCCTCCATCACATCGCCGAGTTCTCTTCCTGCTTCAAGCCCGGCGCCGATCTCCGGCGGCAGGGCAAGGCGCGCGCCCGCGGCGGTAAGGACAAGGCCGCTTCGGTCGGCCAGCGCCCCCCAATTGCACAGCCACCATTGCCCGTCGATCCGCATCACGCCGCCTTCCAACCCGATGCCGATCTCCGCTCCCGCCGCGTCCAGCGCCCGTTTGGCGCGGTTCATCGCCCCGAGCCGCGTTTCTTCATCGGACAGCGGCTGGGCGGAGACACCGGATGGCACATCAAGCGGCACAAGGCGCCACGACGGCGCGGCGAACACCGCGCGGACGGCGGCGACTTTCGCTTCGTTTTTCGTTCCGACTGCAACAGTTTTCATCATTGCCTCCTTCGCTCTTTTTTGTCCCCGTCGCCCTTGACGACGCTTTCTCACCTTTGGCGGGTGTTGGTCAAGGGCGAATCCGGCTCCAAGGATGCCTCACGATGCCCCATGGGATGGCCTGTGTGGAGTTTACATCAAACGTTTGACGCTACCCATGGAAAAGGAGAAGCTGCCGCTTCTCCCCCTCCCTTTGTTCCGCTCTGCCGTTTGTTTCTCTTTGCCTAGCTGTTTTGGCGGATCGCCTCGACCGTCGTCCGGTCGCACCGTTTCACGAGCTCGACGATGAGCGCTTTCGCCGCCGCATAATCATCGACATGAATGATCGCCGCATGCGTATGAATGTAACGGGCGCAAAGGCCGATCACCGCCGACGGCACGCCGCGGTTGGCGACATGGACTCTTCCGGCGTCCGTCCCCCCGCCCGGGGAGATGAAAAATTGGTACGGCACATCAAGCGACTCGGCCGTATCGAGCACAAATTCGCGCATGCCGCGATGCGTGATCATCGTCCGGTCGTACAGACGGACGAGCGCTCCTTTCCCGATGTGGCCAAACGCCTGCTTGTCGCCGGTCATATCGTTCGCCGGGCTCGCCTCCAAAGCGAAAAAGATGTCCGGGTCGATCAGCGAAGCCGCCGTCTGCGCCCCGCGCAGCCCGACTTCTTCCTGCACGGTCGCGCCGGCGTACAGGACGTTTGGCAGCGCTGCGCCTTGGAGCTCTTTCAGCAGTTCAATCGCCAGCCCGCAGCCGAACCGGTTGTCCCACGCCTTTGCCATCACCGTTTTCCCGTTCGCGAGCGGCGTAAACGGGCTGACCGGCACGATCGGCTGGCCGGGGCGAATGCCGATGCGCTCCGCGTCGTCGCGGCTTTCCGCGCCAATGTCAATGAGCATGTTTTTCAGTTCCATCGGCTTATGGCGCTGCTCTTCATCAAGCAAGTGCGGCGGAATCGAGCCGATGACGCCGATGACCGGCCCGTTGTCCGTGATAATTTGCACGCGCTGGGCGAGCAGCACTTGGTTCCACCAGCCGCCGAGCGTTTGAAAGCGGATCATGCCGTTGTCGGCAATCGCCGTCACCATAAACCCGACCTCGTCCATATGGCCGGCGACCATCACCGTCGGGCCGGTTTCGTCGCCGCGCTTGACGCCGAAAATGCTGCCGAGCCGGTCTTGCACCACTTCATCGGCGTATTTCGCCAGCTCTTGGCGCATAAACTGCCGGACCGGGTGCTCATAACCCGGCGCGCCCGGCAGCTCGGTCAACGTCTGAAACAGTTGGAGCGTTTCTCGGTTCATCGCCTATCTTCCTTTCCGTTTTCGGTTCCTTTTCCGCCCTCCTTACCTATTTC includes the following:
- a CDS encoding DUF84 family protein; the protein is MKTVAVGTKNEAKVAAVRAVFAAPSWRLVPLDVPSGVSAQPLSDEETRLGAMNRAKRALDAAGAEIGIGLEGGVMRIDGQWWLCNWGALADRSGLVLTAAGARLALPPEIGAGLEAGRELGDVMEEYTGRRNIRTNEGAVGVLTNGRIKRSAMFSHIVGLLAGQYEFFCQNGPFTV
- a CDS encoding M42 family metallopeptidase, whose amino-acid sequence is MNRETLQLFQTLTELPGAPGYEHPVRQFMRQELAKYADEVVQDRLGSIFGVKRGDETGPTVMVAGHMDEVGFMVTAIADNGMIRFQTLGGWWNQVLLAQRVQIITDNGPVIGVIGSIPPHLLDEEQRHKPMELKNMLIDIGAESRDDAERIGIRPGQPIVPVSPFTPLANGKTVMAKAWDNRFGCGLAIELLKELQGAALPNVLYAGATVQEEVGLRGAQTAASLIDPDIFFALEASPANDMTGDKQAFGHIGKGALVRLYDRTMITHRGMREFVLDTAESLDVPYQFFISPGGGTDAGRVHVANRGVPSAVIGLCARYIHTHAAIIHVDDYAAAKALIVELVKRCDRTTVEAIRQNS